The following proteins come from a genomic window of Pyxidicoccus sp. MSG2:
- a CDS encoding esterase, whose amino-acid sequence MPVEPASSPRHEEVVPFLAGDGRALNLIHIHGEQEAPKGPVVLVHGAGVRANIFRAPVRQTLVDALIDDGYDVWLENWRASIDVEPSEWTLDQAAVHDHPAAIRTVVSRTGHDTVKAIIHCQGSTSFAMSAVAGLLPQVPLIITNAVSLHPVVSHAAELKLKFAVPPVARLTDYLDPQWSFGAPTLTAKALNLLVRAIHHECDNLVCRWSSFTYGVGFPVLWRHENLNPETHDWLQHEFAKVPLTFFLQMGQCVRAGHLLPVEDFPSLDEDLAEREPQTDARWVFLAGAENHCFLPESQRRSFEHLERFRPGYHSLHVVPDYGHLDMFMGQDASRDVFPLILAELDKPV is encoded by the coding sequence ATGCCCGTCGAACCCGCCAGCTCGCCGCGCCACGAAGAGGTCGTCCCGTTCCTCGCGGGTGATGGGCGAGCACTCAACCTCATCCACATTCACGGAGAACAGGAGGCACCCAAGGGACCGGTGGTCCTCGTGCACGGTGCCGGAGTCCGCGCCAACATCTTCCGTGCCCCCGTCCGACAAACGCTGGTCGATGCCCTCATCGACGACGGCTACGACGTGTGGCTGGAGAACTGGCGCGCGAGCATCGACGTGGAGCCCAGCGAGTGGACGCTCGACCAGGCGGCCGTCCATGACCACCCCGCCGCCATCCGCACCGTGGTGAGCAGGACGGGCCACGACACCGTCAAGGCCATCATCCATTGCCAGGGCTCCACCAGCTTCGCCATGTCCGCCGTCGCCGGCCTGCTGCCCCAGGTGCCCCTCATCATCACCAACGCCGTGTCACTGCACCCGGTGGTGTCCCACGCCGCGGAGCTGAAGCTGAAGTTCGCCGTCCCTCCCGTGGCCCGGCTCACCGACTACCTGGACCCCCAGTGGAGCTTCGGCGCTCCCACGCTGACGGCCAAAGCCCTCAACCTGCTCGTCCGCGCCATCCACCACGAGTGCGACAACCTCGTCTGCCGCTGGTCCAGCTTCACCTACGGCGTCGGCTTCCCCGTGCTCTGGCGTCACGAGAACCTCAACCCCGAGACGCACGACTGGCTCCAGCACGAGTTCGCCAAGGTCCCCCTCACCTTCTTCCTGCAGATGGGCCAGTGCGTGCGCGCCGGGCACCTGCTGCCCGTGGAGGACTTCCCCTCGCTCGACGAGGACCTCGCCGAGCGCGAGCCCCAGACGGACGCGCGTTGGGTCTTCCTCGCTGGCGCGGAGAACCACTGCTTCCTGCCGGAAAGCCAGCGCCGCAGCTTCGAGCATCTGGAGCGCTTCCGCCCCGGCTACCACTCGCTGCACGTCGTCCCCGACTACGGCCACCTGGACATGTTCATGGGCCAGGACGCCTCCCGCGATGTCTTCCCCCTCATCCTCGCCGAGCTCGACAAGCCGGTGTGA
- a CDS encoding acetoacetate decarboxylase family protein, producing MFRQPKRIDTSTGRFSRVDGIPYELPINSKDSPALMAAFPIDAEKAARLLPGDELHPLRISRKKGVLMITVIDYRTTDIGAYIEFSVAIACTFGPRRALPLLPVLFQKKYGLGQYVVDLPVNTEVSVKGGKGIWGMPKHLGNLDFRIEDGTVSSRYDEGGKLAVRIEIERPKRAWLPLRMAAANYCAFRGMLMKSYIYFRGKLGFRLGRRARARLELGDHPRVQPLKDLGISPQPLFTGFFPKTSGVLDDHFESWFLSQPALPADTYPEGLESVFHLGQSQTPMPPPGEAPAQESRTAPEGELLTMEQELVEEVTHPHASEQEAHP from the coding sequence ATGTTCCGCCAGCCCAAACGCATCGACACGTCCACCGGCCGCTTCTCGCGCGTCGACGGCATTCCCTATGAGCTGCCCATCAACTCGAAGGACTCGCCGGCCCTGATGGCCGCCTTCCCCATCGACGCGGAGAAGGCAGCCCGGCTGCTTCCCGGCGACGAGTTGCACCCGCTGCGCATCAGCCGCAAGAAGGGCGTGTTGATGATTACCGTCATCGACTACCGCACCACCGACATCGGCGCGTACATCGAGTTCAGCGTCGCCATCGCCTGCACCTTCGGGCCCCGCCGTGCACTCCCGCTGCTGCCAGTCCTGTTCCAGAAGAAGTACGGGCTGGGGCAGTACGTCGTGGACCTGCCGGTGAACACCGAGGTCTCCGTCAAGGGAGGCAAGGGCATCTGGGGCATGCCCAAGCACCTGGGCAACCTGGACTTCCGCATCGAGGACGGCACGGTGAGCAGCCGCTACGACGAGGGCGGCAAGTTGGCGGTGCGCATCGAAATCGAGCGCCCGAAGCGCGCGTGGCTGCCCCTGCGCATGGCGGCGGCCAACTACTGCGCGTTCCGCGGCATGTTGATGAAGAGCTACATCTACTTCCGGGGGAAGCTCGGCTTCCGGCTGGGACGGCGCGCCCGGGCGCGGCTCGAGCTGGGCGACCACCCGCGAGTGCAGCCGCTGAAGGACCTGGGAATCTCGCCCCAGCCCCTGTTCACCGGCTTCTTCCCCAAGACGAGTGGCGTGCTCGACGACCACTTCGAGTCGTGGTTCCTCAGCCAGCCCGCGCTGCCCGCCGACACGTACCCCGAGGGCCTGGAGAGCGTCTTCCACCTGGGCCAGAGCCAGACGCCCATGCCGCCCCCGGGCGAGGCACCCGCGCAGGAGTCGCGCACCGCGCCCGAGGGCGAGCTGCTCACCATGGAGCAGGAACTGGTGGAAGAGGTCACCCATCCGCACGCGTCCGAGCAGGAGGCGCATCCATGA
- a CDS encoding patatin-like phospholipase family protein — protein sequence MSVRWLQAHERQWRWVIQAIAWVTIVSGAGMIVMPGTLLALLDAGTDLTSRHTFGIEGMFMVLFGSLLLHGMKSPRENGAAVLWAGVQKVAAFGAVSLGVLRGVFSPLALTVAVFDLLSGVVVLGYLAFLRREQQASVAGRPGTLTASGAVTEPLGMSAPGVGVPPSGRPRPMPVVPGASVADASITEARPPEDARPLPPFTASGRKRSLILAGGGMRVAWQAGVLRALSDAGLTFQHGDGTSGGIINLAMLLSGLSPKEMCDRWRTLRVKDFVSFVSPEKYLRAWKMEAMGDADGIVQHVFPHLGIDVEAIRAHEGMEGTFNVCEFTRKTNEVIPHTQVDRDLLVAGISLPIFMPPVRRAGAIYTDSVWIQDANLLEAVRRGADELWVLWCIGNTPAYERGVFRQYVHMIEMSANGALFAQLAQIDDLNARIRAGEVVMGHREPISVHLIKPERPLPLDPDFYAGHITAASLIDMGYSDACRYLAVAGDRGLPLTPEMTQMTEPAPDLTFRETMSGPLALGVTDPVAGAHQGKDSAFTMHCTISVDDMDAFISDATHAARLVAHVSYPPFGEDLPVRQGYFNLFRSGDDPNTRLMTYGLRFDANGKEYYLEGTKTIHDDRGPDLWKDTTRLYSQLHEGPDARGPVVGAGVLKLGVGQLLKLISSMRSAREGTEGLRAVGRFGRLFLGTLWDLYAPRARKEEPERAPEGAERGQEPTANV from the coding sequence ATGAGCGTTCGCTGGCTCCAGGCCCATGAGCGGCAGTGGCGCTGGGTCATCCAGGCCATCGCGTGGGTCACCATCGTCAGCGGCGCGGGGATGATTGTCATGCCCGGCACGCTGCTCGCGCTCCTCGACGCCGGGACGGACCTGACCAGCCGTCACACCTTCGGCATCGAAGGCATGTTCATGGTGCTGTTCGGGAGCCTGCTGCTCCATGGCATGAAGTCCCCGCGCGAGAATGGCGCGGCCGTGCTCTGGGCCGGCGTGCAGAAGGTGGCCGCCTTCGGTGCCGTGTCGCTGGGCGTGCTGCGCGGCGTCTTCTCGCCGCTCGCGCTCACCGTGGCCGTCTTCGACCTGTTGTCCGGCGTGGTGGTGCTGGGCTACCTCGCCTTCCTGCGCCGTGAGCAGCAGGCCTCCGTGGCCGGCCGCCCGGGGACGCTCACCGCGAGCGGGGCCGTGACGGAGCCGCTCGGGATGAGCGCGCCCGGAGTGGGTGTGCCTCCTTCCGGGCGACCCCGGCCGATGCCGGTGGTGCCCGGCGCTTCGGTGGCGGATGCATCCATCACTGAAGCGCGACCGCCGGAGGATGCACGGCCGCTGCCGCCATTCACCGCGAGCGGACGGAAGCGCTCGCTCATCCTCGCGGGCGGCGGCATGCGCGTGGCGTGGCAGGCCGGCGTCCTGCGCGCGCTCTCGGACGCGGGGCTCACCTTCCAGCATGGCGACGGCACGTCGGGCGGCATCATCAACCTGGCGATGCTGCTGTCCGGCCTGTCTCCGAAGGAGATGTGTGACAGGTGGCGGACGCTCCGGGTGAAGGACTTCGTGTCCTTCGTCTCGCCGGAGAAGTACCTGCGCGCCTGGAAGATGGAGGCCATGGGCGACGCGGACGGCATCGTCCAGCACGTCTTCCCGCACCTGGGCATCGACGTGGAGGCCATCCGCGCGCACGAAGGAATGGAGGGCACGTTCAACGTCTGCGAGTTCACCCGGAAGACGAACGAGGTCATCCCCCACACGCAGGTGGACCGGGATTTGCTCGTGGCGGGCATCTCCCTGCCCATCTTCATGCCGCCCGTGCGAAGGGCTGGCGCCATCTACACGGACTCGGTGTGGATTCAGGACGCCAACCTGCTGGAGGCCGTGCGCCGGGGCGCGGACGAGCTGTGGGTGCTGTGGTGCATCGGCAACACGCCCGCGTACGAGCGCGGCGTCTTCCGTCAGTACGTCCACATGATTGAGATGAGCGCCAACGGCGCCCTCTTCGCCCAGCTGGCGCAGATAGATGACCTCAACGCGCGCATCCGCGCGGGCGAGGTGGTGATGGGGCACCGCGAGCCCATCTCCGTCCACCTCATCAAGCCCGAGCGCCCGCTGCCGCTGGACCCGGACTTCTACGCGGGGCACATCACCGCCGCCTCGCTCATCGACATGGGTTACTCGGACGCCTGTCGCTACCTCGCGGTGGCCGGCGACCGGGGCCTTCCCCTCACCCCGGAGATGACGCAGATGACCGAACCCGCTCCCGACCTGACCTTCCGCGAAACCATGTCCGGCCCCCTGGCCCTCGGCGTCACCGACCCCGTGGCCGGCGCACACCAGGGCAAGGACTCGGCCTTCACCATGCACTGCACCATCAGCGTGGACGACATGGACGCCTTCATCAGCGATGCCACCCACGCCGCCCGCCTGGTGGCCCACGTCAGCTACCCGCCCTTCGGCGAGGACCTCCCCGTGCGCCAGGGGTACTTCAACCTCTTCCGCTCCGGCGATGACCCGAACACGCGCCTGATGACGTACGGCCTGCGCTTCGACGCCAACGGGAAGGAGTACTACCTGGAGGGCACGAAGACCATCCACGACGACCGTGGACCCGACTTGTGGAAGGACACCACGCGCCTGTACTCGCAGCTCCACGAGGGCCCGGACGCACGCGGCCCCGTGGTGGGCGCTGGCGTGCTGAAGCTCGGCGTGGGGCAGCTGCTCAAGCTCATCTCCAGCATGCGCTCGGCCCGCGAGGGCACCGAGGGGCTCAGGGCCGTGGGCCGCTTCGGCAGGCTCTTCCTGGGCACCCTCTGGGACCTCTACGCGCCGCGCGCGCGGAAGGAGGAGCCCGAGCGGGCCCCCGAGGGCGCGGAGCGCGGGCAGGAGCCGACGGCGAACGTGTGA
- a CDS encoding GMC oxidoreductase encodes MDAGNAHYDVIIVGSGFGGSVMAYRLAEAGLRVCVLERGKAYPPGSFPRSPYAMRHNFWDPSQGMYGMFNLWSFRGLGGVVSSGLGGGSLIYANVLLRKDEKTFVHEDLRDGGYESWPVTREDLDPHYDVVERMMNAQRYPLEHAPYASTAKTLAMKLAAERLGRGADWQLPPLAVTFGNPGETPVPGEPIREEHPNLHGRTRTTCRLCGECDIGCNYGSKNTLDYTYLSAAKRHGAELRTLAEVKEFWPGEHGGYVVQYVDHSDAREGEPREVSSELLPRTTLTADRLVLSAGTFGTAYLMLKNRRHFPALSARLGTGFCGNGDLLGFLLRCRDSSSGTPLPRVLDGGRGPVITSALHFRGEEEGGTGRGYYVEDAGFPEFFNWLYEGAHQISLLKRSARLAGRIAKGWLGLSRDSDVSEEIAQVLGDCTGSATSLPLLAMGRDIPDGHMRLTDNGMLDIDWRVKGSSEYFRRVRESMREIADALEGKMVQNPLGYLSRVITVHPLGGCPMGHSPEEGVVDATGEAYGHPGLYVADGSVMPGPTGPNPSLTIAALADRFAEHLLAGRSRPVSTPTPAPQEAEASV; translated from the coding sequence ATGGACGCTGGCAATGCGCACTACGACGTCATCATCGTGGGCTCCGGCTTCGGCGGCTCGGTGATGGCCTACCGGCTGGCGGAGGCCGGCCTGCGGGTCTGCGTGCTGGAGCGGGGCAAGGCGTATCCGCCCGGCTCCTTCCCACGCAGCCCCTATGCGATGCGCCACAACTTCTGGGACCCGAGCCAGGGCATGTACGGCATGTTCAACCTCTGGTCCTTCCGGGGCCTGGGCGGCGTGGTGTCCTCCGGGCTGGGCGGAGGCTCGCTCATCTACGCCAACGTGCTGCTGCGCAAGGACGAGAAGACCTTCGTCCACGAAGACCTGCGCGACGGCGGCTATGAGTCCTGGCCCGTCACCCGCGAGGATCTGGACCCGCACTACGACGTCGTGGAGCGGATGATGAACGCCCAGCGCTATCCGCTGGAGCACGCGCCCTACGCGTCCACCGCCAAGACGCTCGCCATGAAGCTCGCCGCCGAGCGGCTGGGCCGGGGCGCGGACTGGCAGTTGCCTCCGCTGGCCGTCACCTTCGGCAACCCCGGGGAGACGCCGGTGCCGGGTGAGCCCATCCGCGAAGAGCACCCCAACCTCCATGGCCGCACGCGCACCACGTGCCGGCTGTGCGGGGAGTGTGACATCGGCTGCAACTACGGCAGCAAGAACACGCTCGACTACACGTACCTCTCCGCCGCGAAACGCCACGGCGCCGAGCTGCGCACGCTCGCCGAGGTGAAGGAGTTCTGGCCCGGCGAGCACGGCGGCTACGTCGTGCAGTACGTGGACCACTCGGACGCGCGAGAGGGCGAGCCGCGCGAGGTCTCCTCCGAGCTGCTGCCCCGCACGACGCTCACCGCGGACCGGCTGGTGCTGTCCGCGGGCACCTTCGGCACCGCCTATCTGATGCTGAAGAACCGGCGGCACTTCCCGGCCCTCAGCGCCCGGCTCGGCACGGGCTTCTGCGGCAACGGGGACCTGCTCGGCTTCCTGCTCCGGTGCAGGGACAGCAGCTCCGGCACGCCACTGCCGCGCGTGCTGGACGGGGGACGGGGGCCCGTCATCACCAGCGCCCTCCACTTCCGGGGCGAGGAGGAGGGTGGCACCGGGCGCGGCTACTACGTGGAGGACGCCGGCTTCCCGGAGTTCTTCAACTGGCTGTACGAGGGCGCCCACCAGATTTCGCTCCTCAAGCGCAGCGCGCGCCTGGCGGGCCGCATCGCCAAGGGCTGGCTGGGGCTCTCCCGCGACTCGGACGTCAGCGAGGAGATTGCGCAGGTCCTGGGCGACTGCACCGGCTCGGCCACGTCCCTGCCGCTGCTCGCCATGGGCCGCGACATCCCCGACGGGCACATGCGCCTGACGGACAACGGGATGCTGGACATCGACTGGCGGGTGAAGGGCTCCAGCGAGTACTTCCGCCGCGTGCGCGAGTCCATGCGCGAAATCGCCGACGCGCTGGAGGGGAAGATGGTGCAGAACCCGCTGGGCTACCTGAGCCGCGTCATCACCGTGCACCCGCTCGGAGGCTGCCCCATGGGCCACTCGCCCGAGGAGGGTGTCGTGGATGCCACCGGCGAGGCCTACGGACACCCCGGGCTCTACGTGGCGGACGGCTCCGTCATGCCCGGGCCCACCGGGCCCAACCCCAGCCTCACCATCGCCGCGCTCGCGGACCGCTTCGCCGAGCACCTCCTCGCCGGGCGCTCACGCCCCGTGTCCACCCCCACCCCCGCGCCCCAGGAAGCGGAGGCCTCCGTGTGA
- a CDS encoding TonB-dependent receptor, which produces MLLWGAGAFAQGTSVITGTISNAADQKSLADAVVTATSPKLQGERTAVSDGSGLYRLPQLPPGTYTLRVEREGYEPFVRSDVVLRLDRTVRVNIQLLPSSLGEEISITATPPTIDVGSNTAGLSVDADFIRNIAVIRPGTKGSASRSFESLAELAPGATEDRYGVSVSGSSSPESQYVVDGLSVNDPGVGTLGTPLSVEFVQEVNVITGGYMPEYGRSTGGVLNVVTKSGSNEFHGSVFGTMAPGAFQRSGTEIRQEGSVVSATGSPWNQGDFGFDLSGPILKDKLWFYVGVAPSFNRIRVDRQFSKLEYCDEADPANGCASVGARRKDPTTGFGQVTPIEGSQVSRFADERSVQYISKLTYLFNPNHNLSVSVFGTPRSSGGDGRYSFSRDGDPEVCVGLSCTGFVQGTYESIATRRSNSVMDIVAKQQSSFFDKKFLVDATLGWHHQADSTLPSDGSALGSSEGLAGQSNLAWRRTRTPHSITEFESLPDPSVCGATPAEQSRNCPVTAYSTGGPNTISEAELDRVQGKVMGTYLAQAFGHHIFKAGFDAERASFHLNRARTGRTPWQECTSGNCWFSLNEYGYLSGPDTPVFLASKEGTSTSVTVGGFVQDSWSVLDKVTVNVGLRYDVQTIWGLDDQVGLHLPNQWSPRIGAIYDFTQQGRSKLFVNFARFYENVPLDMADLSFPQQQLLSATYTAPACNPSDRNSLLTGCTAANRQRLGNANEGPNQTWDAQGGDRVPVDPNIRAQSADEFMAGAEYDLLLGRVGLAYTRRVLNDVIEDMSRDDGNTFFLGNPGKGFSSDFPEARRHYDAVNLYYQKAFSNGWLAQASYTWSKLRGNYSGLFRADTGQLSPNLTRDFDLLSLTTNRDGPLPGDRTHSFKAFGAREFVLSNTTSFNVGGGYRSRSGTPLNYLGLHPRRSGAETFILPRGSAGRLPWVHNVDSHVGISQKLSKDYTLSVSMDVFNLFNFQQYTNVDQTLALNRVYAIEQNGTTADVSACLDALNPACRIVPISDTEYTVLPDGTKLARIRASDINPNFKRPTAYQAPRSIRFGAKLSF; this is translated from the coding sequence ATGTTGCTATGGGGTGCAGGGGCGTTTGCCCAGGGCACCTCGGTCATCACCGGAACCATCTCCAACGCGGCGGACCAGAAGTCGCTCGCGGACGCCGTGGTGACGGCCACGTCTCCGAAGCTGCAGGGTGAGCGGACCGCCGTCTCGGACGGAAGCGGCCTGTACCGGCTCCCCCAGCTGCCGCCGGGCACGTACACCCTGCGCGTGGAGCGCGAGGGCTATGAGCCCTTCGTGCGCTCCGACGTCGTCCTGCGGCTGGACCGCACGGTGCGCGTCAACATCCAGCTGCTGCCCAGCTCGCTGGGCGAGGAGATTTCCATCACCGCCACGCCGCCCACCATCGACGTGGGCAGCAACACCGCGGGCCTGAGCGTGGACGCGGACTTCATCCGCAACATCGCCGTCATCCGCCCGGGCACCAAGGGCTCCGCGTCGCGCTCCTTCGAGTCGCTGGCGGAGCTGGCGCCGGGCGCCACGGAGGACCGCTATGGCGTGAGCGTGAGCGGCAGCTCTTCGCCGGAGAGCCAGTACGTGGTGGACGGCCTGTCCGTGAATGACCCGGGCGTGGGCACGCTGGGCACGCCGCTGTCGGTGGAGTTCGTCCAGGAGGTCAACGTCATCACCGGTGGCTACATGCCCGAGTACGGCCGCTCCACCGGCGGCGTGCTCAACGTCGTCACCAAGTCCGGCTCCAACGAGTTCCACGGCTCCGTCTTCGGCACCATGGCGCCGGGCGCCTTCCAGCGCTCGGGCACGGAAATCCGCCAGGAGGGCAGCGTCGTCTCCGCCACGGGCAGCCCGTGGAACCAGGGCGACTTCGGCTTCGACCTGAGTGGTCCCATCCTCAAGGACAAGCTCTGGTTCTACGTGGGCGTGGCGCCGTCCTTCAACCGCATCCGCGTGGACCGGCAGTTCAGCAAGCTGGAGTACTGCGACGAGGCGGACCCGGCGAACGGCTGCGCGTCCGTGGGCGCGCGCCGCAAGGACCCGACCACCGGCTTCGGTCAGGTGACGCCGATTGAGGGCAGCCAGGTCAGCCGCTTCGCGGACGAGCGCAGCGTGCAGTACATCAGCAAGCTGACGTACCTCTTCAACCCGAACCACAACCTGTCGGTGTCCGTCTTCGGCACGCCGCGCTCCTCCGGCGGCGACGGCAGGTACTCCTTCAGCCGCGACGGAGACCCCGAGGTGTGCGTGGGCCTGTCGTGCACCGGCTTCGTCCAGGGCACCTACGAGTCCATCGCCACGCGGCGCTCCAACAGCGTCATGGACATCGTCGCGAAGCAGCAGTCGTCGTTCTTCGACAAGAAGTTCCTCGTGGACGCCACCCTGGGCTGGCACCACCAGGCCGACTCCACCCTGCCGTCGGATGGCTCGGCGCTGGGCTCCAGCGAGGGTCTGGCCGGGCAGTCCAACCTGGCCTGGCGCCGCACGCGTACCCCGCACTCCATCACCGAGTTCGAGTCGCTGCCCGACCCGTCCGTCTGCGGCGCCACGCCCGCGGAGCAGTCGCGCAACTGCCCCGTCACCGCGTATTCCACTGGCGGCCCCAACACCATCAGCGAGGCGGAGCTGGACCGCGTGCAGGGCAAGGTGATGGGCACGTACCTGGCGCAGGCGTTCGGCCACCACATCTTCAAGGCCGGCTTCGACGCGGAGCGCGCGAGCTTCCACCTCAACCGCGCGCGCACGGGCCGCACCCCCTGGCAGGAGTGCACCAGCGGCAACTGCTGGTTCAGCCTCAACGAGTACGGCTACCTGTCCGGGCCGGACACCCCGGTGTTCCTCGCCAGCAAGGAGGGCACGTCCACGTCGGTGACGGTGGGCGGCTTCGTGCAGGACAGCTGGTCCGTGCTGGACAAGGTGACGGTCAACGTGGGCCTGCGCTACGACGTGCAGACCATCTGGGGCCTGGATGACCAGGTGGGCCTGCACCTGCCCAACCAGTGGTCGCCGCGCATTGGCGCCATCTACGACTTCACCCAGCAGGGGCGCTCCAAGCTGTTCGTCAACTTCGCGCGCTTCTACGAGAACGTGCCCCTGGACATGGCGGACCTGTCCTTCCCGCAGCAGCAGCTCCTGTCCGCCACCTACACCGCGCCGGCGTGCAACCCGAGCGACCGCAACTCGCTGCTGACGGGCTGCACCGCGGCCAACCGCCAGCGCCTGGGCAACGCCAACGAGGGCCCCAACCAGACCTGGGATGCCCAGGGTGGCGACCGCGTGCCGGTGGACCCGAACATCCGCGCGCAGTCCGCGGACGAGTTCATGGCGGGCGCGGAGTACGACCTGCTGCTGGGCCGCGTCGGCCTGGCGTACACCCGGCGCGTCCTCAATGACGTCATCGAGGACATGAGCCGGGATGACGGCAACACGTTCTTCCTGGGCAACCCGGGCAAGGGCTTCTCGTCCGACTTCCCGGAGGCCCGCCGCCACTACGACGCGGTGAACCTGTACTACCAGAAGGCGTTCTCCAACGGCTGGCTGGCCCAGGCCAGCTACACGTGGTCCAAGCTGCGCGGCAACTACTCCGGCCTGTTCCGCGCGGACACCGGGCAGCTGTCGCCCAACCTGACGCGCGACTTCGACCTGCTGTCGCTCACCACCAACCGCGACGGCCCGCTGCCCGGCGACCGCACGCATTCCTTCAAGGCCTTCGGCGCGCGCGAGTTCGTGCTGAGCAACACCACCAGCTTCAACGTGGGTGGAGGCTACCGGAGCCGCTCGGGCACTCCGCTCAACTACCTGGGCCTGCACCCGCGCCGCAGCGGCGCGGAGACGTTCATCCTCCCGCGTGGCAGCGCCGGCCGGCTGCCCTGGGTGCACAACGTCGACTCCCACGTGGGCATCAGCCAGAAGCTGTCGAAGGACTACACGCTGAGCGTGTCCATGGACGTGTTCAACCTCTTCAACTTCCAGCAGTACACCAACGTGGACCAGACGCTGGCGCTCAACCGCGTGTACGCCATCGAGCAGAACGGCACCACGGCGGACGTGTCGGCGTGCCTCGATGCGCTCAACCCCGCCTGCCGCATCGTCCCCATCTCGGACACCGAGTACACGGTGCTCCCGGACGGGACGAAGCTCGCGCGCATCCGCGCGTCCGACATCAACCCCAACTTCAAGCGCCCCACGGCGTACCAGGCGCCGCGCTCCATCCGCTTCGGCGCGAAGCTGAGCTTCTAG
- a CDS encoding J domain-containing protein: protein MLSVPFFGTATELSRFTHRPGTSVVLVGTGGTESAFPQDLAERIFAWSSDVKLASASPEALARVSGDAIQPGDVFIFADGKLSWRSEPALNLDSHALASQAVSLFISALSQQGYVRLKQRERNDAIFTRVKLIAMERLLKNRAKRASRAKAGPEPVPVEDPYALLGLTPGASFEEARAARNALLLQYHPDKVAGLGPKLREVAEAETKRINAAFASLTAPVRAGRGQRE, encoded by the coding sequence ATGCTTTCGGTTCCCTTCTTCGGCACCGCCACGGAGCTCAGTCGCTTCACGCACCGCCCGGGCACGTCCGTCGTCCTGGTGGGCACGGGCGGCACGGAGAGCGCCTTCCCGCAGGACCTGGCGGAGCGCATCTTCGCGTGGTCCTCGGACGTGAAGCTGGCGTCCGCCAGTCCCGAGGCGCTCGCGCGCGTCTCGGGGGACGCGATTCAGCCCGGTGACGTGTTCATCTTCGCGGATGGCAAGCTGAGCTGGCGGAGTGAGCCGGCGCTGAACCTGGACTCACACGCGCTGGCGTCGCAGGCCGTGTCGCTGTTCATCAGTGCGCTGTCGCAGCAGGGCTACGTGCGGCTCAAGCAGCGCGAGCGCAACGACGCCATCTTCACGCGCGTGAAGCTCATCGCGATGGAGCGGCTGCTGAAGAACCGGGCGAAGCGGGCCTCGCGTGCGAAGGCCGGGCCGGAGCCGGTGCCGGTGGAGGACCCGTACGCGCTGCTGGGGCTGACGCCGGGGGCTTCCTTCGAGGAGGCGCGCGCGGCCCGCAACGCGCTGCTCTTGCAGTACCACCCGGACAAGGTGGCGGGGCTGGGGCCGAAGCTGCGCGAGGTGGCCGAGGCGGAGACGAAGCGCATCAACGCGGCGTTCGCGAGCCTGACGGCGCCGGTGCGCGCGGGGCGGGGACAGCGGGAGTAG
- a CDS encoding double-CXXCG motif protein has product MSRYFLLDEDQAAAAKHGGVVNAWHKLGLPGVRCHTCGATWTDAGHEYPCVDLSQLPERGDFEKARPEPFPEFARLRELVRPLAPRNAELPPGTGFGPLVGRAHGEFGPIAWVGGLKLLVHRAVLERIQAAGVRGLLGCRTELRFRQKNPPELLELQIEPHGRLHPDCIPPDVPPPCATCGRHAFKWPDSPILDAASLPTDLDLFRVGNFATMIVGTERFMNAVQHLELDGLTFRELHTR; this is encoded by the coding sequence ATGAGCAGGTACTTCTTGCTGGACGAGGACCAGGCGGCGGCAGCGAAGCATGGCGGGGTAGTCAACGCGTGGCACAAGCTGGGGCTGCCAGGCGTGAGGTGCCACACCTGCGGCGCCACCTGGACCGATGCGGGCCACGAGTACCCGTGCGTCGACCTGTCGCAGTTGCCAGAGCGCGGAGACTTCGAGAAGGCCAGGCCCGAGCCCTTCCCCGAGTTCGCACGCCTGCGCGAGCTGGTGCGCCCCCTGGCACCCCGGAATGCGGAGCTGCCACCCGGTACGGGCTTCGGCCCGCTGGTGGGCCGTGCCCATGGGGAGTTTGGCCCCATCGCCTGGGTGGGGGGGCTGAAGCTCCTCGTGCACCGAGCCGTGTTGGAGCGCATCCAGGCAGCGGGCGTCCGGGGGCTGCTGGGCTGTCGGACGGAGCTGCGGTTCCGTCAGAAGAACCCGCCGGAGCTGCTAGAACTCCAGATTGAGCCCCACGGCCGGCTGCACCCGGACTGCATTCCACCGGATGTTCCTCCACCGTGCGCCACCTGTGGCCGGCACGCATTCAAATGGCCGGACAGCCCCATCCTCGACGCCGCCTCCCTGCCCACGGACCTGGACCTCTTCCGCGTGGGAAACTTCGCCACGATGATTGTCGGCACCGAGCGGTTCATGAACGCCGTGCAGCACCTGGAGCTGGACGGCCTCACCTTCCGCGAGCTGCACACGCGCTAG